The genomic interval TTGCGCCCAACGCTTGTAACCCTGCTTTTAGACAATTGGCAATTTCGGAGGTTCTCCGAACGGCATCGGCAAAATTCACAGATCCGCCCTCCCCATCGCCTCAGAGACAACTTCGGAAGTTTTAGTGCTGAATGCTGTCAGACCTCCGAAATCTGATACTGCTTCATCAGGATCCTCAGCGTCTAAGGTTGAAATGTCTTTGACCTGCACATTCTTATCCTGCCGGGAAAAATAATAAGTTTTAAATGTTTTTCCAAGCACCACTTCTGCCAAGGGTTTGGAAAAGTAATTGGATCTCAGATCCAATACTTTCAACAACTTCCCTGGCTCAGCTTTTGCTTTAACAAGATATTGTATTGCCCATACCAGTTCTAGGACTTGCGAAGAATGCGTAGATACAATAACTTTGTAGCCACGTCTCATAAGTTCCAAAAAAACAGTGAGCAGTGCTGAAATTGCTTTTGGGTGTAATCCCATTTCTGGTTCTTCAATAACGACCCAATTTATGTTATCTTTCTTCTCTGCCTTTCCCGAAGGCATTAACCAATACAATCCCAATAGGAGAGGTGTAAATTCTCTTTGTCCGGTCGACCAAGTCATAAACGGTAGTTGGCTGCCTGAAACGTCTAATACGATGCGCTTACGCAGCCCAGATTTATCCAATTTTACCTCTGCCTCTCCAAAAATACTCTTTCCGATCGCGTCACGGAGCATTTTATTCATACGACCCACCTGTGGAAATATAGCCCCTTCACCCGAACCTAAACCCTTTTCCATCAATAGGCGCAATTCCTCGCTGAATTCCTTAACAATGAATGGATCACTTGTCGCGTAGTCTGTAAAAGAGCGAGGCCACCCATCTTTGAGAGTCACAACCCGGTGTGCTGGTATTAGAAAGAAAGTTTTGTCTCTCTTTCTCTTTGATAATGCTTTTC from Candidatus Poribacteria bacterium carries:
- a CDS encoding AAA family ATPase — encoded protein: MERIKLTSLGQIREADITFGDLTVFVGEQASGKSILLQLVKLISDAGNITQTLKKHGFDWQKKSENFLSLYFGEGMEHIWKNDITQVTVDKVDFTPRKALSKRKRDKTFFLIPAHRVVTLKDGWPRSFTDYATSDPFIVKEFSEELRLLMEKGLGSGEGAIFPQVGRMNKMLRDAIGKSIFGEAEVKLDKSGLRKRIVLDVSGSQLPFMTWSTGQREFTPLLLGLYWLMPSGKAEKKDNINWVVIEEPEMGLHPKAISALLTVFLELMRRGYKVIVSTHSSQVLELVWAIQYLVKAKAEPGKLLKVLDLRSNYFSKPLAEVVLGKTFKTYYFSRQDKNVQVKDISTLDAEDPDEAVSDFGGLTAFSTKTSEVVSEAMGRADL